One Anopheles marshallii chromosome 3, idAnoMarsDA_429_01, whole genome shotgun sequence genomic region harbors:
- the LOC128712621 gene encoding vacuole membrane protein 1, which produces MPKKVIVSKKKPMKMKNIADNLSVHHPDNTNTWRPKAREDDSIVYENSHCKTSISQHKKSNKEHDRGEPSFCDKGKQSHLLEHRTAGNTMRKKNSSSSNIIATSNRNGNSNNSNSTVSQKNDNKKMAKEIKSLVLWKSPMKTLKYASLEILFHFKTNVNRLLHQRTLLMAILIILCTTAVAIFTPGHHQKLIESTKTKGFFIAYWLGLGILSSVGLGTGLHTFLLYLGPHIASVTLAAYECSSLNFPEPPYPNEILCPDENGASNHIIPSLWSIMAKVRYEAFLWGAGTALGELPPYFMAKAARLSGNTTEELENLQELEKLQKRKEKGEKLSLFDKGKLMMEDIVERVGFFGILLCASIPNPLFDLAGITCGHFLVPFWKFFGATLIGKAVIKMHIQKIFVIISFNENLVDKFIDILAFIPLVGVRLQKPFKGFFESQKQRLHRNSNKQSINASQGNILASVFEYFVFIMICYFIISIINTFAQNCCKRLRKNHGSSASLDVSIKKES; this is translated from the exons ATGCCAAAAAAGGTGATTGTGTCCAAAAAGAAACcgatgaaaatgaagaacaTTGCTGATAATCTCAGTGTTCATCATCCTGATAATACGAATACATGGCGTCCTAAAGCACGTGAGGATGATAGTATTGTTTATGAAAACAGTCATTGCAAAACTTCGATTAGTCAACACAAGAAGTCGAACAAAGAACATGACAGGGGCGAGCCTTCATTCTGCGATAAAGGGAAACAG TCTCATCTGCTGGAGCACAGAACTGCTGGTAACAcgatgaggaaaaaaaacagcagtagTTCGAACATCATTGCAACCTCCAACCGCAACGGGAACAGCAATAACAGTAACAGTACGGTATCACAGAAGaatgacaataaaaaaatggccaaAGAAATCAAATCGCTAGTGCTATGGAAATCACCAATGAAAACCCTGAAATATGCAAGCCTagaaattttattccatttcaaaACCAACGTTAATAG GTTGTTGCACCAACGGACACTACTCATGgctattttaattatattatgTACCACCGCTGTAGCCATTTTCACTCCAGGTCACCATCAGAAGCTGATAGAATCTACTAAAACCAAAGGATTCTTTATTGCGTATTGGTTAGGCCTGGGTATACTATCCTCTGTAGGGCTTGGGACTGGACTGCACACTTTTTTATTATACCTTGGGCCACATATAGCCAGCGTTACGTTGGCGGCATATGAGTGCAGTTCTCTCAACTTTCCGGAACCACCATATCCAAATGA AATTCTTTGTCCCGATGAAAACGGTGCATCGAACCATATCATTCCATCGTTATGGTCGATCATGGCCAAGGTTCGATATGAAGCATTTCTTTGGGGAGCCGGTACCGCACTTGGAGAACTTCCGCCATATTTTATGGCAAAGGCTGCCCGTCTTTCTGGCAATACAACTGAGGAGTTGGAGAATCTACAAGAATTAGAAAAGCTACAAAAACGCAAGGAAAAAGGCGAAAAGTTAAGTTTATTCGATAAAGGTAAATTGATGATGGAGGACATCGTTGAACGAGTTGGATTCTTTGGTATTTTGCTTTGTGCTAGT ATTCCTAATCCCTTGTTTGATCTGGCGGGCATCACATGTGGCCACTTCTTGGTGCCGTTTTGGAAGTTTTTCGGCGCTACCCTCATTGGTAAAGCGGTGATAAAAATGCATATAcagaaaatatttgttattataTCGTTCAATGAAAACCTAGTAGATAAATTCATCGACATTCTTGCTTTCATTCCATTAGTAGGTGTACGCTTACAAAAACCctttaaaggtttttttgaAAGTCAGAAACAACGTCTCCACCGAAATAGTAATAAGCAGTCGATAAACGCATCTCAGGGCAACATATTAGCTAGTGTATTCGAATATTTTGTGTTTATCATGATTTGCTACTTTATAATCTCGATTATTAACACCTTTGCTCAAAATTGTTGTAAGCGTCTGAGAAAGAATCATGGGAGTAGCGCATCGCTAGATGTATCTATTAAAAAGGAATCCTAA
- the LOC128714747 gene encoding DDB1- and CUL4-associated factor 13: MKVKVISRNPDKYVRETKQDIHKCFRNYDRELHPFQSSREYVRAMNATKLERVFAKPFVGNLDGHRDGIAVMAKSYSKISLIASGAYDGEVKVWYVANKKCITSINAHTGYCRGISFCGDGSRIITIGDDKKIMTWSYDVDQGEDETPKPSNIIATKSVLASLSHSFDGPCFATSGETCHIWDESRNEPLKELKWGVDLLQDIKYNPTETSVLAACGSDRGIILYDQRETKPIRKIIMTLRSNQLSWNPMQAFHFTVANEDHNLYTYDTRQLTQPLKIHHGHVGSVTSVDYAPTGREFVSGSYDKTIRIFNAAKANSKEIYHTKRMQHVTCVNWSMDNKFIFSGSDEMNVRVWKANAAEKLGALQMREKNAFNYNTALKEKYAAHPSIRRIAQHRQVPKMVYNEQAKQRASKQREKRKEENRRQNSKPGTVPYVPETKKKVINTEH; the protein is encoded by the coding sequence ATGAAAGTTAAAGTTATCTCCAGAAATCCGGACAAATATGTTCGTGAAACTAAACAGGACATACATAAATGTTTTCGTAATTATGACCGTGAATTACACCCTTTTCAAAGCTCGAGGGAGTACGTGCGAGCCATGAACGCCACCAAACTGGAAAGAGTGTTTGCTAAACCATTCGTAGGAAATCTGGATGGACATCGAGATGGAATTGCGGTAATGGCGAAAAGTTATTCTAAAATTTCGCTTATTGCAAGTGGCGCTTACGACGGTGAGGTGAAGGTGTGGTATGTGGCgaataaaaagtgcataaCGAGCATTAATGCACACACCGGTTACTGCCGAGGAATTTCATTTTGTGGCGATGGCAGCAGGATAATCACGATTGGAGACGATAAGAAAATTATGACTTGGAGTTACGATGTCGATCAGGGAGAAGACGAAACTCCAAAGCCTTCGAACATAATTGCAACCAAATCTGTTCTAGCCTCTTTGTCCCACAGTTTCGATGGTCCATGCTTTGCAACAAGCGGCGAAACCTGCCACATATGGGACGAGAGTCGCAACGAACCTCTAAAGGAACTGAAATGGGGTGTTGATTTACTACAGGACATCAAATATAATCCAACAGAAACGTCTGTCCTTGCGGCTTGTGGTTCTGATCGTGGAATTATTTTGTACGACCAGCGTGAAACCAAACCTATTCGCAAAATAATTATGACCTTGCGCTCGAATCAACTTTCCTGGAATCCCATGCAAGCGTTTCATTTCACTGTTGCCAACGAAGATCACAACCTATATACTTACGACACCCGTCAGCTAACGCAACCCTTAAAAATACACCACGGTCATGTCGGGTCGGTTACATCTGTCGATTATGCACCCACGGGTAGAGAATTCGTTTCCGGAAGCTACGATAAAACCATACGTATATTCAATGCTGCAAAGGCCAACAGCAAAGAAATTTACCACACGAAGCGTATGCAACATGTAACGTGTGTAAATTGGAGCATGGATAATAAGTTTATATTCTCTGGATCCGATGAAATGAACGTACGTGTGTGGAAGGCAAATGCGGCCGAAAAACTTGGCGCATTACAGATGCGCGAAAAGAATGCATTCAACTACAACACGGCTTTGAAAGAGAAATATGCTGCACATCCTTCCATTAGACGCATTGCTCAACATCGCCAGGTGCCGAAAATGGTATACAATGAGCAGGCGAAGCAACGTGCTTCGAAGCAAAGGGAGAAACGCAAGGAAGAAAATAGACGCCAAAATTCAAAACCCGGTACCGTACCGTATGTACCAGAAACCAAGAAAAAAGTTATCAATACGGAACACTAG